In Portunus trituberculatus isolate SZX2019 chromosome 33, ASM1759143v1, whole genome shotgun sequence, the following proteins share a genomic window:
- the LOC123512341 gene encoding U3 small nucleolar RNA-associated protein 15 homolog has protein sequence MASFKRTHTRGYSRAAAKTTSDTLYWRKLEFPVTVKEFTAINSVDVSPAEPHYIAVTSGPKIDVYHRETTQVWRTISRFQRLAYGGRFRQDGQLLLAGSEEGAIKLFNHRQKQLLRIFKGHEGPTHRVDFIQGVPQIVSFSDDKTGVVWDMTNEDKLCTLSGHTDFIRTGLASPASQHIILTGSYDHTVRLWDTRTSSSVLTVDHGAPVESLVCFPSGGVFVSSGGCEVKVWDAISGRLLSKVSQHHKTITCLALASNQKRLLSGSLDRHIKIYDVDTYSVVHTLTYPAPILCMAVAPEDATLAVGMIAAGSGLMSFQHRRSPEVSTHQVAKEAGAKANIRNTISDDYRTLSDDHIVPSMTTEKMAKYDKMICKFEYSRALDAVMLSFIANKCTSISVGVLQELIRRGGIRTAVAGRDVKKLTPLLSFLIKNIRHPAYKPVLMDVANVVIDVYGDTLDENPQLVRHFQRLKEEVAAELQLIVEHSALMGAIQMFLTTSNPHLNTSLVSVQQLATTECSSTPARMLHPSSSAKSASNLVVDVN, from the exons ATGGCGAGCTTCAAGAGGACGCACACCCGGGGGTACTCCCGGGCGGCGGCCAAGACCACCTCAGACACACTCTACTGGAGGAAACTTGAG TTTCCAGTGACAGTCAAGGAGTTCACGGCAATAAACAGTGTAGATGTCAGCCCTGCCGAGCCACACTACATTGCAGTCACCTCAGGCCCAAAG ATTGATGTGTACCACCGGGAGACAACACAGGTGTGGCGCACCATCTCCAGGTTTCAGCGGCTGGCGTATGGAGGCAGGTTCAGACAGGATGGGCAGCTGCTTCTGGCCGGCTCAGAGGAAGGTGCCATCAAGCTCTTCAACCACAGACAAAAGCAGCTCCTTAGGATATTCAAAGGACATGAAGG CCCCACCCACCGTGTTGACTTCATCCAGGGTGTCCCTCAGATTGTCTCCTTCTCTGACGACAAGACAGGAGTGGTGTGGGACATGACCAATGAGGACAAGTTGTGCACTCTTTCCGGACACACG GACTTCATTCGCACTGGTCTGGCAAGCCCTGCGTCGCAGCACATCATCCTGACCGGCTCATACGACCACACGGTGCGGCTTTGGGACACACGCACCTCCTCCAGTGTGTTGACGGTGGACCACGGCGCCCCTGTGGAGAGTCTGGTGTGCTTCCCCTCTGGTGGCGTCTTTGTGTCCTCGG GTGGATGTGAGGTGAAGGTGTGGGATGCCATTTCGGGCCGCCTGCTCTCCAAGGTGTCGCAGCATCACAAGACCATCACTTGCCTTGCCCTCGCCAGCAACCAGAAGCGACTCCTATCTGGCTCCCTTGACCGCCACATCAAGATCTATGATGTGGACACTTACTCCGTAGTGCACACCCTCACCTATCCTGCTCCTATCCTGTGCATGGCAGTGGCG CCTGAAGACGCTACACTGGCGGTGGGCATGATAGCCGCTGGGTCTGGCCTCATGTCCTTCCAGCACCGCCGCAGCCCTGAAGTTTCCACTCACCAGGTTGCCAAGGAAGCCGGTGCCAAGGCCAACATCAGGAACACCATCTCAGACGACTACAGAACTCTCTCGGATGATCAC ATTGTCCCTAGTATGACCACAGAGAAGATGGCAAAATATGACAAGATGATCTGCAAGTTTGAGTACAGCCGAGCTCTTGATGCTGTCATGTTGTCCTTCATTGCCAACAAGTGTACCAGCATCTCAGTGGGAGTCCTACAGGAGCTTATCAG ACGTGGAGGCATCCGGACGGCAGTGGCCGGCAGGGATGTGAAGAAACTTACTCCCCTCCTCAGCTTCCTCATCAAGAACATCCGACACCCAGCGTACAAGCCGGTCCTCATGGATGTTGCTAATGTTGTCATTG ACGTGTATGGGGACACCTTGGATGAAAACCCACAGCTGGTGAGGCATTTCCAGcgcctgaaggaggag GTTGCTGCAGAACTCCAGCTGATAGTGGAGCACAGTGCCCTGATGGGAGCCATTCAGATGTTCCTCACTACCTCTAACCCTCACCTCAACACCTCCCTGGTTAGTGTTCAGCAGCTGGCTACCACTGAGTGTTCCAGCACACCAGCCAGGATGCTGCACCCTTCGTCCTCTGCTAAGTCTGCCTCCAATCTGGTGGTGGATGTTAACTGA